One region of Synechococcus elongatus PCC 11801 genomic DNA includes:
- the rsmA gene encoding 16S rRNA (adenine(1518)-N(6)/adenine(1519)-N(6))-dimethyltransferase RsmA, translated as MPARKRFGQHWLRSEAILDRIVAAAEFQPGDRVLEIGPGRGALTQRLLAAVDGLVAVELDRDLIGQLQRRFGEAENFCLLEGDFLQLDWAAAIADQPRFANPTKVVANIPYNITGPILQSLLGTIAKPRQPAFERLVLLVQQEVADRLCATPGQRAYGALSVRVQYLADCERVCAVPPKSFSPPPKVQSTVICLKPRPWPQVCGNPARLEKLLNQGFSAKRKMLRNNLKSLYSSEQIEAAFAAHQIAPEARAETLSIDQWIGLCTDLGDPTDSAVDPLA; from the coding sequence ATGCCTGCTCGCAAACGCTTTGGTCAACATTGGCTCCGCAGCGAAGCCATCCTCGATCGCATTGTGGCGGCCGCTGAGTTTCAGCCGGGCGATCGCGTTTTGGAAATTGGCCCTGGGCGGGGGGCACTGACCCAACGGTTACTCGCCGCAGTCGATGGATTAGTCGCAGTTGAACTCGATCGCGACCTGATCGGTCAGTTGCAACGGCGCTTTGGTGAGGCCGAAAACTTTTGCCTGTTGGAAGGTGACTTCTTGCAGCTCGATTGGGCCGCTGCGATCGCCGATCAGCCGCGCTTTGCCAACCCCACTAAGGTTGTTGCCAACATTCCTTACAACATCACGGGCCCGATTCTGCAGTCGTTGCTGGGCACGATCGCTAAGCCCCGACAACCGGCCTTTGAACGCCTTGTCCTGCTGGTGCAGCAAGAAGTCGCCGATCGCCTCTGTGCCACTCCGGGTCAACGCGCCTACGGTGCACTGTCGGTGCGGGTGCAGTATCTGGCCGACTGTGAGCGGGTCTGCGCCGTGCCACCCAAGAGCTTCTCACCACCGCCCAAGGTTCAATCCACGGTCATTTGCCTGAAGCCACGACCTTGGCCGCAGGTCTGTGGCAATCCAGCTCGACTGGAAAAACTGCTCAACCAAGGCTTCAGTGCCAAGCGCAAAATGCTTCGCAATAACCTCAAGTCGCTCTACAGCAGCGAGCAAATTGAAGCAGCGTTTGCCGCTCATCAGATTGCGCCCGAGGCCCGAGCCGAAACCCTGAGCATTGATCAGTGGATTGGCCTCTGTACCGATCTGGGCGATCCTACAGACAGCGCCGTTGATCCCCTCGCATGA
- a CDS encoding YraN family protein, whose amino-acid sequence MQVIDLPLDRAGEALVAAWCRDRRVEVLAERWHCRWGELDLVAQEESALRFIEVKTRRQTGWDQSGLLAIGLAKQRCLSRAAACYLASLGDDAAAACRFDVALVRYRREPSADAVKVAAWGQGYLELWCYLPDAFSAVESGW is encoded by the coding sequence ATGCAGGTCATTGATCTTCCACTCGATCGCGCAGGTGAGGCATTAGTCGCTGCTTGGTGCCGCGATCGGCGGGTGGAGGTTCTGGCGGAACGCTGGCATTGTCGCTGGGGCGAACTCGACTTGGTCGCTCAAGAAGAGTCGGCTTTACGCTTCATTGAGGTCAAAACCCGACGACAGACTGGCTGGGATCAGTCCGGGTTACTGGCGATCGGCCTGGCTAAACAACGCTGCCTCAGTCGGGCTGCTGCTTGCTATCTCGCCAGCCTAGGGGATGATGCAGCCGCTGCTTGTCGCTTTGATGTTGCGCTGGTTCGCTATCGGCGCGAACCCTCAGCCGATGCTGTCAAGGTCGCCGCTTGGGGGCAAGGCTATCTGGAACTCTGGTGCTATCTGCCCGATGCCTTTAGCGCCGTCGAGTCAGGCTGGTAG